Proteins encoded within one genomic window of Halomonas sp. YLGW01:
- a CDS encoding cyanophycinase, giving the protein MTSTLDTTSGHLVAIGGGEDRTSDLDILTRVFALAPADNHEVAVIATASGIPDQVLPDYEAAFTRLGASRIHSLDIQDRQQAADPDMVRLIEQSGVIFFTGGDQLRLTHVMGGSATLQAIRERLAAGAVVAGTSAGAAAMPGTMIYNGAAADALRKGAVNMTFGLGLVEGLIIDSHFLERGRFTRLMEVGASNPEHLGVGIGEDAAVIIHPHGILQAIGSGHVIIIDSRDLASSNIAELSMGEPVAVEHMILHAMVSGHGFDIEARRYLVADDLNALLVRDEPR; this is encoded by the coding sequence ATGACCTCTACGCTCGACACGACATCCGGCCACCTGGTGGCCATCGGGGGTGGCGAGGACAGAACCTCCGATCTCGACATTTTGACCCGGGTGTTCGCGCTGGCACCGGCGGACAACCACGAGGTCGCGGTCATCGCCACGGCGAGCGGCATCCCCGATCAGGTCCTCCCCGACTACGAGGCGGCCTTCACCCGCCTGGGAGCGAGCCGTATCCATTCGCTGGATATCCAGGACCGCCAACAGGCGGCCGACCCCGACATGGTGCGCCTGATCGAGCAAAGCGGCGTCATCTTCTTCACCGGCGGCGACCAGCTGCGCCTGACCCATGTGATGGGCGGCTCGGCCACGCTGCAGGCCATCCGCGAACGCCTGGCGGCCGGGGCCGTGGTGGCCGGCACCAGTGCCGGCGCCGCCGCCATGCCCGGCACCATGATCTACAACGGCGCCGCCGCGGATGCCCTGCGCAAGGGGGCGGTCAACATGACCTTCGGCCTGGGGCTGGTCGAGGGACTGATCATCGACAGTCACTTCCTCGAGCGCGGCCGCTTCACCCGCCTGATGGAGGTCGGGGCGAGCAATCCCGAACACCTGGGCGTGGGTATCGGCGAGGATGCCGCCGTGATCATTCACCCCCACGGCATTCTCCAGGCCATCGGCTCGGGGCATGTCATCATCATCGACAGCCGCGACCTCGCCAGCTCCAACATCGCCGAACTGTCGATGGGGGAGCCGGTGGCCGTCGAGCACATGATCCTGCATGCCATGGTCAGCGGCCACGGCTTCGATATCGAGGCGCGGCGCTATCTCGTCGCCGACGATCTCAACGCCCTGCTGGTGCGAGATGAGCCGAGATGA
- a CDS encoding pyridoxal phosphate-dependent aminotransferase encodes MRFSQLTERIAGEGAAAWDIHYRALARQAAGEDITVLSVGDPDFATPAPIVESAVESLRGGATHYPDVHGKLALRQAIAERYRARDVAATPERLIVMAGAQCGLYAAAQCLLDPEDEVIVPEPSYVTYEAVLRSTGARMVRTPLRGDANFRLDVADLEAAITPRTRAIMLNSPHNPTGQLIDAASWAAIAELCRRHDLWLISDEVYAELIFEGEHVCAASLPGMAERTVVVDSLSKSHAMTGWRLGWVLGPQALIEHMANLALCMLYGCPDFIQDAARDALTRELPERDVMRETYRARRDAVCSALADCPAVDVIRPAAGMFLMLDVRATGLSSQAFADRLLDEEGVSVLSGEAFGPSATGFVRLSLTVDEDRLHAACRRLTRCAEAARADASALSTAE; translated from the coding sequence ATGCGATTCTCCCAACTGACCGAGCGTATCGCCGGCGAGGGCGCCGCGGCCTGGGACATCCACTATCGCGCCCTGGCGCGCCAGGCCGCCGGCGAGGACATCACCGTGCTCTCGGTGGGCGACCCGGACTTCGCTACCCCCGCCCCGATCGTCGAGAGTGCGGTGGAAAGCCTGCGGGGCGGCGCCACCCACTATCCCGATGTCCATGGCAAGCTGGCCCTGCGCCAGGCCATCGCCGAGCGCTACCGGGCCCGGGACGTGGCGGCCACGCCGGAGCGGCTGATCGTGATGGCCGGCGCCCAGTGCGGCCTCTACGCCGCCGCCCAGTGCCTGCTCGATCCCGAGGACGAGGTGATCGTCCCCGAGCCGAGCTACGTCACCTACGAGGCGGTGCTGCGTTCCACCGGCGCGCGCATGGTGCGCACTCCGCTGCGCGGCGACGCCAATTTCCGCCTGGATGTCGCCGACCTCGAGGCGGCGATCACGCCGCGCACCCGGGCGATCATGCTCAACAGCCCCCACAACCCGACCGGCCAGCTGATCGATGCCGCCTCCTGGGCCGCCATCGCCGAGCTGTGCCGGCGCCACGACCTGTGGCTGATCTCCGACGAGGTCTACGCCGAGCTGATCTTCGAGGGCGAGCATGTCTGCGCCGCCAGCCTGCCCGGCATGGCCGAGCGGACCGTGGTGGTCGACAGCCTCTCCAAGTCCCACGCCATGACCGGCTGGCGACTGGGCTGGGTGCTCGGCCCCCAGGCCCTGATCGAGCATATGGCCAACCTGGCGCTGTGCATGCTCTATGGCTGCCCGGACTTCATCCAGGACGCGGCCCGGGATGCCCTCACCCGGGAGTTGCCCGAGCGTGACGTGATGCGCGAGACCTACCGGGCCCGCCGCGACGCCGTCTGCTCAGCCCTGGCCGACTGCCCGGCCGTCGACGTCATCCGCCCGGCCGCGGGCATGTTCCTGATGCTCGACGTGCGCGCCACCGGGCTGTCCTCCCAGGCCTTCGCCGACCGCCTGCTCGACGAGGAAGGGGTATCGGTGCTGTCGGGGGAAGCCTTCGGTCCCTCCGCCACCGGCTTCGTGCGCCTGAGCCTGACCGTCGACGAGGATCGTCTGCACGCAGCCTGCCGGCGTCTCACGCGTTGTGCCGAAGCGGCCCGAGCCGATGCCTCCGCCCTTTCCACCGCCGAGTGA
- a CDS encoding ABC transporter substrate-binding protein has product MKTHPKTLTLSLIAGLTLAGPALATDRDDGLRLVVPPWPGVTVKSEILAQLIEPLGYSAEALEVSSTVGYSTLQSGDSDAFLAGWMPAQQESYDAAMAAGAIVDLGNNVNGARMGFAVPGYVAEAGITNAEQLADPEVAERFDRRIYSIESGSTVTDMIDGAIESDTHGLKDWELKASSTPGMLAEVRAAVAEEQWILFYGWTPHWMVPEYDVHILDDAADIFGADSGRSDVKTIVATDYAEANPNLTRLLDQFVLSADDQSDFIRAYSLEERELEDVAHDWLTAHPERVAAFLEGVETRDGKDALSAVQASL; this is encoded by the coding sequence ATGAAGACGCACCCCAAGACCCTGACCCTGTCCCTGATTGCCGGCCTGACCCTGGCCGGCCCCGCCCTCGCCACCGACCGCGACGATGGCCTGCGTCTAGTCGTACCGCCCTGGCCGGGGGTGACCGTGAAGAGCGAGATCCTCGCCCAGCTCATCGAGCCGCTCGGCTACAGCGCTGAAGCCCTGGAAGTCAGCTCCACGGTGGGCTACAGCACGCTGCAGAGCGGCGACAGCGATGCCTTCCTGGCCGGCTGGATGCCCGCCCAGCAGGAGAGCTACGACGCCGCCATGGCGGCCGGCGCCATCGTCGACCTGGGCAACAACGTCAACGGCGCCCGCATGGGCTTCGCGGTGCCCGGCTACGTCGCCGAGGCCGGCATCACCAACGCCGAACAGCTCGCCGACCCCGAGGTGGCCGAGCGCTTCGATCGCCGCATCTACAGCATCGAGAGCGGCTCCACGGTCACCGACATGATCGACGGTGCCATCGAGTCCGACACCCACGGCCTCAAGGACTGGGAGCTCAAGGCCTCGTCCACGCCCGGCATGCTCGCCGAGGTGAGGGCGGCCGTGGCGGAAGAGCAGTGGATTCTCTTCTACGGCTGGACCCCGCACTGGATGGTGCCGGAATACGACGTGCACATCCTCGATGATGCGGCGGATATCTTCGGTGCCGACAGCGGCCGCAGCGACGTCAAGACCATCGTTGCCACCGACTACGCCGAGGCCAACCCCAACCTGACTCGCCTGCTCGATCAGTTCGTGCTCTCCGCCGACGATCAGAGCGACTTCATCCGTGCCTACAGCCTGGAGGAGCGCGAGCTCGAGGACGTCGCCCACGACTGGCTGACCGCCCACCCCGAGCGCGTAGCCGCCTTCCTCGAGGGCGTCGAGACCCGCGATGGCAAGGATGCCCTGTCGGCGGTACAGGCCAGCCTGTAA
- the iadA gene encoding beta-aspartyl-peptidase, protein MLTGHPPESELLTLLRVGRIQAPERLEATNILIAGGRIAALGRDLDVPTGWPVRVVEAPDLIAVPAFIDQHVHVTGGGGEGGGGSRCPEITAQEIAAMGIGTVVGVLGTDGISRSPADLLAKVRDLRAEGIAAYMYTGSYRVPPPTLTGDLQRDLAWIPEVIGLGEIAISDHRSSQPRQDELERLVSEVRVGAMLAGKRGICHFHVGDGPRGLEPLRRLLTDTEIPAEQVIPTHVNRHRALLEEAADYALTFNACVDVTAFDDADEDDLSGFGAVAWLLARGVPVERITLSSDCNGSLPEFDAQGGYLGMRVARNATLIADWQRLVHEQVLTLDQALGLISGNVARVLGLHEHKGRLAVGFDADVTLLDSALTPQQTYVTGRCVYSQDSPR, encoded by the coding sequence ATGCTGACCGGCCATCCCCCGGAGTCAGAGCTGCTGACCCTGCTGCGCGTGGGCCGCATCCAGGCCCCCGAGCGCCTCGAGGCCACCAACATCCTGATCGCCGGCGGCCGTATCGCGGCGCTCGGGCGCGACCTGGACGTGCCGACGGGCTGGCCGGTGCGGGTGGTGGAGGCCCCGGACCTGATCGCCGTGCCCGCCTTCATCGACCAGCACGTGCACGTGACCGGCGGTGGCGGCGAGGGGGGCGGCGGATCACGCTGCCCGGAGATCACCGCCCAGGAGATCGCGGCCATGGGTATCGGCACCGTGGTGGGGGTGCTGGGCACCGACGGCATCAGCCGCTCGCCGGCGGACCTGCTGGCCAAGGTGCGCGACCTGCGCGCCGAGGGGATCGCCGCCTACATGTACACCGGATCCTATCGCGTGCCGCCGCCGACTCTCACCGGCGACCTGCAACGCGACCTGGCCTGGATCCCCGAGGTCATCGGCCTGGGGGAGATCGCGATCTCGGATCACCGCTCGAGCCAGCCCCGCCAGGACGAGCTCGAGCGGCTGGTCAGCGAGGTCCGGGTCGGCGCCATGCTGGCCGGCAAGCGCGGCATCTGCCACTTCCATGTCGGCGACGGCCCGCGGGGGCTTGAGCCACTGCGCCGGCTGCTCACCGACACGGAGATTCCCGCCGAGCAGGTGATTCCCACCCATGTGAACCGCCACCGCGCCCTCCTCGAGGAGGCCGCCGACTATGCGCTGACCTTCAATGCCTGCGTGGATGTGACCGCCTTCGACGACGCCGACGAGGACGACCTGAGCGGCTTCGGTGCGGTGGCGTGGTTGCTTGCGCGCGGCGTGCCGGTCGAGCGCATCACCCTGAGCTCCGACTGCAATGGCAGCCTGCCCGAGTTCGATGCCCAGGGTGGCTACCTCGGCATGCGGGTGGCGCGCAACGCCACCCTGATCGCCGACTGGCAACGCCTGGTGCACGAGCAGGTACTGACACTCGATCAGGCCCTGGGCCTGATCTCGGGGAATGTGGCTCGGGTGCTGGGGCTGCACGAGCACAAGGGCCGCCTGGCCGTGGGCTTCGATGCCGACGTGACCCTGCTCGACAGCGCCCTCACGCCGCAGCAGACCTACGTGACGGGGCGCTGTGTCTATTCCCAAGATTCACCGCGCTAG
- a CDS encoding GlxA family transcriptional regulator has product MMAFFSAVEPLRIANRISGRPLFDWTLISEDGSPVTASNGMTLLVDQSIEAVHHLPSLAVCSGFDPEAHQSRAITRWLNRMDQAGCVLGGLDTGCFVLAAAGLLKGERVTLHWESLPAFRERFPSIATSDELFELGRRRFSCAGGAAAMDMALEVITRQHGQGLAIDVSEQLIHERMRTRRDQQRMTLARRLGTHRRHLVDAVALMERHLETPLSLAAVAERCGISSRQLQRLFEQELGATPRQWYLRLRLERARQLLAETDLDILSVGLACGFTSASSFSRAFRRQFGQAPRQVREG; this is encoded by the coding sequence ATGATGGCCTTCTTCTCGGCGGTGGAGCCGCTGCGTATCGCCAATCGCATCAGCGGGCGGCCGCTCTTCGACTGGACGCTGATCAGCGAGGACGGCAGCCCGGTGACCGCCTCCAACGGCATGACGCTGCTCGTCGATCAGTCCATCGAGGCCGTCCATCATCTGCCGTCACTGGCGGTCTGCAGCGGCTTCGATCCCGAGGCGCACCAGAGCCGCGCCATCACGCGCTGGCTGAATCGCATGGATCAGGCCGGCTGCGTGCTCGGGGGGCTGGATACCGGCTGTTTCGTGCTGGCCGCGGCCGGCTTGCTGAAAGGGGAGCGGGTGACCCTGCACTGGGAGAGCCTGCCCGCGTTTCGCGAGCGCTTTCCGTCGATCGCCACCAGCGATGAGCTGTTCGAGCTCGGCCGGCGTCGCTTTTCCTGTGCGGGAGGCGCGGCGGCCATGGACATGGCGCTGGAGGTGATTACCCGCCAGCATGGCCAGGGGCTGGCCATCGACGTCTCGGAGCAGCTGATCCATGAGCGCATGCGGACCCGCCGCGATCAGCAGCGCATGACCCTGGCGCGACGCCTGGGCACCCACCGTCGCCACTTGGTCGACGCCGTGGCGCTGATGGAGCGCCATCTGGAAACGCCGCTTTCGCTTGCGGCGGTGGCCGAGCGCTGCGGTATTTCATCCCGCCAGCTGCAGCGGCTCTTCGAGCAGGAGCTGGGCGCCACACCCCGCCAGTGGTACCTGCGACTGCGCCTCGAGCGTGCCCGTCAGCTGCTGGCCGAGACCGACCTGGATATCCTCTCGGTGGGGCTGGCCTGCGGCTTCACCAGCGCCTCCAGCTTCTCGCGGGCCTTCCGCCGGCAGTTCGGCCAGGCGCCGCGCCAGGTGCGGGAGGGGTGA
- a CDS encoding HD domain-containing protein — protein MIQARFRHFGEARHDEWALIDDRFRDYVADAPRRVLEHLHRLAGDTHGYPVDRFEHCLQTATRALRDGADEEMVVCALLHDIGDDLSPANHAEIAAGILEPFIDPLNTWMIRHHELFQGYHYRHFFGLDRHAREQFSDHPAYERTVRFCDDWDQASFDPDYDTLPLEHFVPMVERVLRRAPFGGLPPIQEAKTGT, from the coding sequence ATGATACAGGCCCGCTTCCGTCATTTCGGTGAGGCCCGCCACGACGAATGGGCGCTGATCGATGACCGCTTTCGCGACTACGTGGCCGATGCCCCGCGGCGGGTGCTCGAGCATCTGCATCGCCTGGCCGGCGATACCCACGGCTATCCGGTGGATCGCTTTGAACACTGCCTGCAGACCGCCACCCGAGCCCTGCGCGACGGCGCCGACGAGGAGATGGTGGTCTGCGCCCTGCTGCATGACATCGGCGATGACCTGTCGCCGGCCAACCATGCCGAGATCGCGGCCGGCATCCTCGAGCCATTCATCGACCCGCTGAACACCTGGATGATTCGCCACCACGAACTCTTCCAGGGCTATCACTACCGCCATTTCTTCGGGCTGGATCGCCACGCACGCGAGCAGTTCTCGGACCATCCGGCCTATGAGCGCACGGTGCGCTTCTGCGACGACTGGGATCAGGCCAGCTTCGACCCCGACTACGACACCCTGCCGCTTGAGCACTTCGTGCCGATGGTAGAGCGCGTGCTGCGCCGGGCCCCCTTCGGCGGCCTGCCGCCGATTCAGGAGGCGAAAACCGGCACCTGA
- a CDS encoding sulfite exporter TauE/SafE family protein: protein MPLLDLLSPLPAWLNLGLVALSILTSMLSASAGIGGGTLLIIAMAQVMPAAALIPVHGMVQLGSNAGRASLTWRHIDRRVIVSFLPGVVLGALLAAWLLVRLPAGVLELAIAGFVLFSCWGPSPPARVLGRTGTLLAGAVTTLLSSLIGASGPLVGAFIKHAQPERMARVATFSACMSLQHLTKAFVFGVAGFVFHDWLWLMAAMIGAGLAGTWLGLRLLKRLSEAHFDGIFKGVLTLLSLRLAWLGLERLLS, encoded by the coding sequence ATGCCCCTGCTCGATCTGCTCTCTCCTCTGCCCGCCTGGCTCAACCTGGGCCTGGTGGCCCTGTCGATACTGACCTCGATGCTCTCGGCGAGTGCCGGCATCGGCGGCGGCACCCTGCTGATCATCGCCATGGCCCAGGTGATGCCGGCCGCGGCCCTGATCCCGGTACATGGCATGGTGCAGCTGGGCTCCAATGCCGGCCGGGCGAGCCTCACCTGGCGGCATATCGATCGACGCGTGATCGTATCCTTCCTGCCGGGGGTGGTGCTCGGTGCCCTGCTCGCCGCCTGGCTGCTGGTGCGGCTGCCGGCGGGCGTGCTGGAGCTCGCCATCGCCGGCTTCGTGCTGTTCTCCTGCTGGGGGCCGTCGCCGCCGGCCCGGGTGCTGGGGCGCACCGGCACCCTGCTGGCCGGCGCCGTGACCACCCTGCTCTCGAGCCTGATCGGCGCCAGCGGTCCGCTGGTCGGCGCCTTCATCAAGCATGCCCAGCCCGAGCGCATGGCGCGGGTGGCGACCTTCTCCGCCTGCATGAGCCTTCAGCATCTCACCAAGGCCTTCGTGTTCGGGGTGGCCGGCTTCGTCTTCCACGACTGGCTCTGGCTGATGGCGGCGATGATCGGCGCGGGGCTCGCCGGCACCTGGCTGGGCCTTCGCCTGCTCAAGCGGCTCAGCGAGGCGCACTTCGACGGGATCTTCAAAGGGGTGCTCACCCTGCTGTCGCTGCGCCTGGCCTGGCTCGGCCTCGAGCGGCTGCTGAGCTGA
- the cphA gene encoding cyanophycin synthetase gives MKILEHRALRGPNYYSRYPTIFMRLDIGELEQRPSDTVPGIVERLSELLPSLQEHRCSLGRPGGFLERLARGTWAGHVVEHVAIELQNLIGFSVGYGKTIDSYEAGVYNVVYRYRDEASGLAAGVEAVELVRRLFHGLETDVPAIIARLKAVRDAHMLGPSTAAIIAAAERRGIPFLRLSDDSSFLQLGHGHRQRRIQATVTCQTDLIGYSIADDKQWTKQLLGDAGIPVPRGEVCSCADDALEVARRLAYPLAVKPLIGNHGRGVSTNVEDDQALRDAFDIAARRHPSVIVEQYIKGEDHRLLVIDGQLMAAARRHPAHVIGDGLATLEALIARENADPRRGVGHENLLTQINMDEQSQRMIGQQCLTLESVIAKDEIVYLKPTANLSTGGTATDVTDDVHPEVRYTAERIARLIGLDIIGIDLLAETLSRPLEAQSAAVVEVNAGPGFRMHLSPTHGQGRDVGQPVIDMLFPDSDSDARIPIVAITGTNGKTTTVRLLSHLLRQAGRKVGMACTGTIEIDSHIIMRGDYSGPQAASIVLREPTVECAVLEVARGGIMRRGLGFDACDVGVLLNIASDHLGEHDLQTLDELARCKTVVIDAVRPGGTAVLNADDPRVLAAQEWARGDSILFTLNPDSRAIRQHVHEQGVAFTVHHDGLVMRQGRVEAEIIPVAEVPITFEGHARFNVANALAASAAAYALGLSLADIRLGLNTFHPTPGQNPGRTNLIEVDGLKVLIDYGHNVPALDALAELVSALPAERRIGVASAPGNRRDEDLVALGERLAGMLDVIVICETDPRGRPHGEAAGLLRDGAASRSGACRTEYIMDEQQAVDRAFAEASDGDLLVLLIDDVTGTLERLKERLKEPPKEPPKESIKARGTAPSGSPAEPQDASDLASRGDRPC, from the coding sequence ATGAAGATTCTCGAGCACCGGGCGCTGCGGGGCCCCAACTACTACAGCCGCTACCCGACCATCTTCATGCGCCTGGACATCGGTGAGCTCGAGCAGCGCCCCAGCGATACCGTCCCCGGCATCGTCGAGCGCCTCAGCGAACTGCTGCCGAGCCTGCAGGAGCATCGTTGCTCGCTTGGCCGCCCCGGTGGCTTTCTCGAGCGCCTGGCACGCGGCACCTGGGCCGGTCATGTGGTCGAGCATGTGGCGATCGAGCTGCAGAACCTGATCGGTTTCTCGGTGGGCTACGGCAAGACCATCGACAGCTACGAGGCCGGCGTCTACAACGTCGTCTATCGCTATCGGGACGAGGCCTCCGGCCTCGCCGCCGGGGTCGAGGCGGTCGAGCTGGTTCGCCGCCTGTTCCACGGCCTCGAGACCGACGTGCCGGCGATCATCGCCCGCCTCAAGGCGGTGCGCGACGCGCACATGCTGGGCCCCTCCACCGCCGCGATCATCGCCGCCGCCGAGCGTCGCGGCATTCCCTTCCTGCGCCTTAGCGACGACAGCAGCTTCCTTCAGCTGGGCCATGGCCACCGCCAGCGGCGGATTCAGGCGACGGTGACCTGCCAGACGGACCTGATCGGCTACAGCATCGCCGACGACAAGCAGTGGACCAAGCAGCTGCTCGGCGATGCCGGGATTCCGGTGCCCCGGGGCGAGGTCTGCTCCTGCGCCGATGACGCCCTCGAGGTCGCACGACGCTTGGCCTACCCCCTCGCGGTGAAGCCGCTGATCGGCAACCATGGTCGCGGGGTGAGCACCAACGTCGAGGACGACCAGGCCCTGCGCGACGCCTTCGACATCGCCGCTCGCCGCCATCCCTCGGTGATCGTCGAGCAATACATCAAGGGCGAGGATCACCGCCTGCTGGTCATCGACGGCCAGCTGATGGCCGCCGCCCGGCGCCATCCGGCCCATGTGATCGGCGATGGCCTCGCCACGCTTGAGGCGCTGATCGCCCGGGAGAACGCCGACCCGCGCCGCGGCGTCGGCCACGAGAACCTGCTCACCCAGATCAACATGGACGAGCAGTCGCAGCGGATGATCGGCCAGCAGTGCCTGACCCTCGAGAGCGTGATTGCCAAGGACGAGATCGTCTACCTGAAGCCCACGGCGAACCTGAGCACCGGGGGCACGGCCACCGACGTGACCGATGATGTCCACCCGGAGGTGCGCTACACGGCGGAGCGCATCGCACGACTCATCGGGCTCGACATCATCGGCATCGACCTGCTGGCCGAGACCCTGAGTCGCCCCCTCGAGGCACAATCCGCCGCCGTGGTCGAGGTCAACGCCGGGCCCGGTTTCCGCATGCACCTGTCGCCTACCCACGGCCAGGGCCGGGATGTCGGCCAGCCGGTCATCGACATGCTGTTTCCGGACAGCGACAGCGATGCCCGCATCCCCATCGTCGCGATCACCGGCACCAACGGCAAGACGACCACGGTGCGCCTGCTCTCGCATCTTCTGCGTCAGGCGGGCCGCAAGGTGGGCATGGCCTGCACCGGCACCATCGAGATCGACAGCCATATCATCATGCGCGGCGACTACAGCGGCCCCCAGGCCGCGTCGATCGTGCTGCGCGAACCGACGGTCGAGTGCGCCGTGCTCGAGGTGGCCCGCGGCGGCATCATGCGCCGCGGGCTCGGGTTCGATGCCTGCGACGTGGGCGTGCTGCTCAACATCGCAAGTGACCACCTCGGCGAGCATGACCTTCAGACCCTCGACGAGCTGGCGCGCTGCAAGACGGTGGTGATCGACGCCGTGCGCCCCGGGGGAACCGCCGTGCTCAATGCCGATGACCCTCGGGTGCTGGCCGCTCAGGAGTGGGCCCGGGGCGACAGCATCCTCTTCACCCTGAACCCGGACTCACGCGCCATCCGTCAGCATGTCCATGAGCAGGGGGTGGCCTTCACCGTCCACCACGACGGCCTGGTAATGCGTCAGGGCCGCGTCGAGGCCGAGATCATCCCCGTCGCCGAGGTGCCGATCACCTTCGAGGGCCACGCCCGCTTCAACGTCGCCAATGCCCTGGCGGCCAGCGCCGCCGCCTACGCCCTGGGGCTGTCGCTGGCCGACATCCGTCTGGGCCTTAATACCTTTCACCCGACGCCCGGACAGAACCCCGGACGCACCAACCTAATCGAGGTCGACGGCCTGAAGGTGCTGATCGACTACGGGCACAACGTGCCGGCCCTCGACGCCCTGGCCGAACTGGTCAGCGCGCTGCCGGCCGAGCGACGCATCGGCGTGGCCAGTGCCCCGGGCAATCGCCGCGATGAGGATCTCGTCGCCCTGGGCGAACGGCTGGCCGGGATGCTCGACGTCATCGTCATCTGCGAGACCGACCCCCGCGGCCGCCCCCACGGCGAAGCCGCCGGTCTGCTGCGGGACGGTGCCGCCTCGCGGTCGGGGGCCTGTCGAACCGAGTACATCATGGACGAGCAGCAGGCCGTCGACCGGGCCTTCGCGGAGGCCAGCGACGGTGATCTGCTGGTGCTGCTGATCGATGATGTCACGGGGACCCTCGAGCGCCTCAAGGAACGTCTCAAGGAGCCTCCCAAAGAGCCCCCCAAGGAAAGTATCAAGGCACGCGGCACCGCGCCGAGCGGCTCGCCCGCCGAGCCACAGGACGCAAGCGACCTCGCCTCGCGAGGTGACCGCCCATGCTGA